The following DNA comes from Dehalococcoidales bacterium.
GACAATTTGGACTTTTTACCCTGGGCTGACCGCTATCAACATGCCAGACTACATCATGATTTACAGTATAGCAGAGGTGAGACCCGCAGCGATAAACACACGTAAGCAAGGAGGATGTGCCGGTAATGGAAGTACTTGATGTAATCAGAAAGCGAAGGAGCATAAGGGACTACGGACCAGACAGGATACCGGAGGACGTGCTGGACAGGTTGCTGGAGGCACTGCGCCTGGCCCCGACGGGAGGTAACCGCCAGCCTTTCAAGTTCATCGTTGTGCAGGATAAGGAGACCAGGGGAAAAGTAGCTGCTGCCTGTCGATGGGTACCGGGCAGACCCAATGGCCATGAGTTCATCGCCGAAGCCCCCGTGGTGATAGTCGCCTGCGGCTCCGAGAAAGACGCGGTTACGCGCTTCTACAAGGATGGAAATCCTTCCCTCATAATGGGTGTTGCCCCAGAAGCAATAGACAAGGACCCGTATGA
Coding sequences within:
- a CDS encoding nitroreductase family protein, whose protein sequence is MEVLDVIRKRRSIRDYGPDRIPEDVLDRLLEALRLAPTGGNRQPFKFIVVQDKETRGKVAAACRWVPGRPNGHEFIAEAPVVIVACGSEKDAVTRFYKDGNPSLIMGVAPEAIDKDPYDYNNLMAVDLAIALDHLTLVATEEGLGTCWIAALDERELKNILSVPDDMRVLFVMPIGYAISWPEPRPRKALEEIICRDIYS